The following coding sequences are from one Pelmatolapia mariae isolate MD_Pm_ZW linkage group LG4, Pm_UMD_F_2, whole genome shotgun sequence window:
- the LOC134625233 gene encoding apoptosis regulator BAX-like — protein sequence MACAGNGISDERIGEALIKEVIEEELKDVPSEDVPPLTPLTVEVKTEQEEKLVKQLSKMIRIVGDRVQQDQEFQDVIDGVASGSGSKSERFRQVADKVFEDGITWERIAVLIYVAGRLAVKMVEAHLPQSVREVLTWAVNFFKNNLLGWIQEHGGWINSFSELAAASIQRVSSMSSHSYGLIIIFLAGMSIGSFITWRLTRQS from the exons AGTCATAGAGGAAGAGCTGAAGGATGTGCCCTCAGAGGATGTCCCGCCTCTCACTCCACTGACTGTGGAGGTGAAGACTGAGCAGGAGGAGAAGCTGGTCAAGCAGCTGAGCAAAATGATACGTATCGTCGGTGACAGAGTGCAGCAAGACCAAGAGTTTCAAGA TGTGATAGATGGTGTGGCTTCTGGCTCTGGCTCCAAGTCAGAGAGATTCAGACAAGTGGCAGACAAAGTGTTTGAGGACGGCATCACCTGGGAGAGAATCGCTGTGCTCATCTATGTAGCCGGCAGGCTTGCTGTCAAG ATGGTCGAGGCTCACCTCCCTCAGTCGGTGAGAGAGGTCCTTACCTGGGCAGTGaactttttcaaaaacaatCTCCTGGGCTGGATTCAGGAACACGGAGGTTGG ATCAACAGCTTCTCAGAGTTGGCAGCTGCATCCATCCAGAGGGTGTCGTCAATGAGCTCTCACAGCTACGGCCTTATCATCATCTTCCTCGCTGGCATGTCTATAGGAAGCTTCATCACCTGGAGGCTGACCAGACAGTCCTga